In a genomic window of Weissella tructae:
- the pyk gene encoding pyruvate kinase: MKKTKIVATLGPASSDVETIAKLVQAGANVARMNFSHGDHEEHLGRMNAVHEAENMTGKTVGILLDTKGAEIRTTVQETGKIEFNIGDIVRISMDSSLEGTKEKVAVTYAGLFDDVQIGGHVLFDDGKLDMVITEKDDATRELITEVQNHGWLGSRKGVNAPGVSINLPGITEKDAEDIRFGLDNGIQYIAASFVRKAADVLDIRALLKEAGKEEVMIFPKIESQEGIDNFAEILEVSDGLMIARGDMGVEIPAENVPLVQKKLIRMMNKAGKPVITATDMLDSMQENPRPTRAEASDVANAVFDGTDATMLSGESANGAYPVEAVATMARINEKAESALVVNGRHSDDFDIVNITESVAASVANAANSLDIKAIVAATNSGYTAKLISKYRPNADILAMTFSEEVQRSLTIYWGVQPVVTQPVATTDEMIESAKKTVVEAGLAEKGDTIIVTAGIPVTTSGTTNLMTIVTI; encoded by the coding sequence ATGAAAAAGACGAAAATTGTTGCAACCCTTGGTCCTGCCAGTTCAGATGTCGAAACGATTGCTAAGCTTGTTCAAGCTGGTGCAAACGTTGCGCGTATGAACTTTTCACACGGTGATCACGAAGAACACCTAGGACGTATGAACGCGGTCCACGAAGCTGAAAACATGACTGGTAAGACTGTTGGTATCTTGTTGGATACTAAGGGTGCCGAAATTCGTACAACTGTTCAAGAAACAGGGAAGATTGAATTCAACATTGGTGATATCGTACGTATTTCAATGGATTCTTCACTTGAAGGAACTAAGGAAAAGGTTGCCGTAACTTACGCAGGTTTGTTCGATGACGTTCAAATCGGTGGACACGTATTGTTTGACGACGGTAAGTTGGACATGGTCATCACTGAAAAGGATGACGCAACTCGCGAATTGATTACTGAAGTTCAAAACCACGGTTGGCTTGGTTCACGTAAGGGTGTTAACGCACCTGGTGTGTCAATCAACTTGCCTGGTATTACTGAAAAGGATGCAGAAGACATTCGTTTCGGTTTGGACAATGGTATTCAATACATTGCCGCTTCATTTGTACGTAAGGCTGCGGACGTTTTGGACATCCGTGCTTTGTTGAAGGAAGCTGGTAAGGAAGAAGTAATGATCTTCCCTAAGATTGAATCACAAGAAGGTATCGATAACTTCGCTGAAATCTTGGAAGTCTCTGATGGTTTGATGATTGCTCGTGGAGACATGGGTGTTGAAATTCCAGCAGAAAATGTGCCATTGGTACAAAAGAAGTTGATCCGCATGATGAACAAGGCTGGAAAGCCAGTTATCACTGCAACAGACATGTTGGACTCAATGCAAGAAAACCCACGTCCTACACGTGCCGAAGCTTCTGACGTTGCCAACGCCGTATTTGACGGAACTGACGCAACTATGCTTTCTGGTGAATCAGCTAACGGTGCATACCCAGTTGAAGCCGTAGCAACTATGGCTCGTATTAACGAAAAGGCTGAATCAGCTTTGGTAGTTAATGGACGTCACTCAGATGATTTCGATATCGTTAACATCACAGAATCAGTTGCAGCTTCAGTTGCAAACGCAGCTAACTCATTGGACATCAAGGCAATTGTTGCGGCTACTAACTCAGGTTACACTGCAAAGTTGATCTCAAAGTACCGTCCAAACGCTGACATCTTGGCTATGACATTTAGCGAAGAAGTACAACGTTCATTGACAATTTACTGGGGTGTTCAACCGGTTGTTACACAACCAGTTGCAACTACTGACGAAATGATCGAATCAGCAAAGAAGACTGTTGTTGAAGCTGGATTGGCAGAAAAGGGAGACACTATCATCGTGACTGCCGGTATCCCTGTCACAACTTCAGGAACAACTAACTTGATGACAATCGTAACTATCTAA
- the prmA gene encoding 50S ribosomal protein L11 methyltransferase, translated as MNWQEVTVTTQSESVEAISNILMEAGAEGIQIEDAADKDNYVPADDTVWVEWDKLDRIESGAIVSGFFPGNIQVREMLDELRVKVLGLKDFGLDPLPGTVQMADVKDEDWATEWQKYYHPVRITRDLTVVPKWEKYEVTNQDEKLIMLDPGLAFGTGTHPTTRLMLQALTFVMRGGERVLDVGTGSGVLAIAAKHLGADYVLGTDIDEVAVRSAQGNLDLNPVASDIDVQVSDLLKDVDAGDFNLVIANMLSEVLFPLIPTLPDVLVPGGTLLLSGIYEDKIEAIKALLIEQDYTIDEVMQAGPWFGVVARRVVED; from the coding sequence ATGAATTGGCAAGAAGTCACAGTGACAACGCAATCAGAATCAGTTGAAGCGATTAGTAATATTTTGATGGAAGCTGGCGCTGAAGGGATTCAAATTGAAGATGCAGCAGATAAGGACAATTACGTTCCTGCTGATGATACTGTTTGGGTCGAATGGGATAAGCTAGACCGTATCGAAAGTGGTGCGATTGTATCTGGATTTTTCCCTGGTAATATTCAAGTGCGTGAAATGCTAGATGAATTACGTGTGAAAGTATTGGGGCTAAAAGACTTTGGTTTAGATCCATTACCAGGAACTGTTCAAATGGCCGATGTCAAAGATGAAGACTGGGCGACAGAATGGCAAAAGTACTACCATCCCGTACGTATTACCCGTGATTTAACTGTTGTGCCTAAGTGGGAAAAATACGAAGTTACAAACCAAGACGAAAAGTTGATTATGCTTGATCCAGGTCTAGCGTTTGGAACAGGAACTCACCCAACAACGCGCTTGATGCTACAAGCTTTGACGTTTGTTATGCGTGGTGGAGAACGTGTCTTGGACGTTGGAACAGGGTCAGGGGTTTTGGCAATTGCCGCTAAACACTTAGGAGCAGACTATGTGCTGGGAACAGACATTGATGAAGTTGCTGTGCGTTCTGCACAAGGAAATCTTGATTTGAACCCAGTTGCATCTGATATTGATGTGCAAGTAAGTGACCTTTTGAAAGACGTTGACGCAGGTGACTTTAATCTAGTTATCGCTAACATGTTGTCAGAAGTACTATTCCCGTTGATTCCAACATTACCAGATGTATTAGTTCCGGGCGGAACGCTGTTATTGTCAGGAATTTATGAAGACAAGATTGAAGCAATTAAAGCATTGTTGATTGAACAAGACTACACGATTGATGAAGTTATGCAAGCAGGACCATGGTTTGGTGTCGTAGCACGTCGTGTGGTGGAGGACTAA
- a CDS encoding RsmE family RNA methyltransferase: MQRYFLTEEPDAKTFVLPADIAHHFMTVLRGELESQAEFVLPDRQRVVVAQVIEIDGDETTMEILSERQSDVELPIATTLVLGLTKGDKPELVVQKATELGVTNIIFVETAWSVVRWGMKVDKKLARLNKIAQAAAEQSHRLHIPEVTYAPSIKALDLPAGERIVAWEESAKQGEKGQLVQTLQAMQPGMHLTAMVGPEGGLSPEELVQLQTLDFKPAGLGPRILRAETAPLYILSAVSYVLELEK, translated from the coding sequence ATGCAACGTTACTTTTTGACAGAAGAACCAGATGCGAAAACATTTGTCTTACCAGCTGATATTGCGCATCATTTTATGACGGTATTGCGTGGTGAATTAGAATCTCAAGCCGAGTTTGTGTTACCAGATCGCCAACGTGTTGTTGTGGCACAAGTGATTGAAATTGACGGTGATGAAACGACGATGGAGATTCTGTCAGAACGTCAAAGCGATGTAGAATTGCCGATTGCAACGACGCTAGTATTAGGACTAACAAAAGGTGACAAACCTGAATTGGTTGTACAAAAAGCGACAGAGTTGGGTGTGACAAATATCATTTTCGTAGAGACAGCATGGTCAGTCGTTCGTTGGGGAATGAAAGTTGATAAAAAGCTGGCTCGTTTAAATAAAATTGCGCAAGCTGCCGCTGAGCAAAGCCATCGTTTGCACATTCCGGAAGTGACGTACGCACCAAGTATTAAAGCATTGGATTTACCTGCGGGTGAGCGTATTGTGGCGTGGGAAGAAAGTGCGAAACAAGGCGAAAAAGGACAATTGGTACAAACGCTGCAAGCAATGCAACCAGGTATGCATCTGACAGCAATGGTTGGTCCGGAAGGTGGTTTATCACCAGAAGAATTAGTTCAATTGCAAACGTTAGATTTTAAGCCTGCAGGATTAGGACCACGTATTTTACGTGCAGAAACAGCACCACTGTACATTCTAAGTGCAGTTAGTTATGTGTTGGAATTAGAAAAATAA
- the mraZ gene encoding division/cell wall cluster transcriptional repressor MraZ, whose product MFMGTYQHTIDTKNRLIIPAKFRNQLGDSFVVTRWMDHSLRAYTQEGWIEFSAKLRKLPETNAQARQFKRFVLGGAQEVEFDKQGRINLAQTLRQYAEIEKEATIFGLGEDSFEIWSSQRWQDYEDMTADNFDAVADSLDGLEF is encoded by the coding sequence ATGTTTATGGGAACGTATCAACATACAATAGACACGAAAAATCGTCTCATTATTCCAGCTAAATTCCGTAACCAACTTGGTGATTCTTTTGTTGTGACACGCTGGATGGATCATTCATTACGTGCTTACACACAAGAAGGCTGGATTGAATTTTCAGCAAAGCTTCGTAAGTTGCCAGAAACAAATGCACAAGCGCGTCAGTTTAAGCGTTTCGTGTTGGGTGGGGCACAAGAAGTGGAATTTGATAAGCAAGGGCGTATTAACTTAGCGCAAACATTGCGTCAATATGCTGAGATTGAAAAAGAAGCGACAATCTTTGGATTGGGTGAAGATTCTTTTGAAATTTGGAGTTCACAGCGTTGGCAAGATTATGAAGATATGACAGCAGATAATTTTGACGCTGTTGCGGATAGTCTTGATGGATTAGAGTTTTAA
- the rsmH gene encoding 16S rRNA (cytosine(1402)-N(4))-methyltransferase RsmH: protein MAEFDHTTVLLHEAIDNLDVQPDGTYVDATLGGGGHSGLLASKLTTGKLWSFDQDITAIRYNEENLATELAEGKIAFIQDNFRNLAVDLAEQGVTGIDGIVYDLGVSSPQFDDGQRGFSYNYDAPLDMRMNQSQELNARTVVNEWSFHELLRILSRYGEEKFAKQIARAIERQREIAPIETTFELVEVVKSAIPAPARRTGGHPAKKSFQAIRIAVNDELGVVEDSLQQALDILNVGGRIAVITFHSLEDRLVKTMFKEKTTIPELPAGLPIIPDELQPDFKLVSRKPILPGEVEMEQNHRAHSAKLRVIERLR, encoded by the coding sequence ATGGCAGAATTTGACCACACAACAGTCTTATTGCATGAGGCGATTGATAATTTAGATGTACAACCTGATGGGACGTATGTAGATGCGACATTAGGTGGTGGTGGACACTCAGGATTGTTGGCAAGTAAGCTAACAACTGGAAAGCTTTGGAGCTTTGATCAAGACATTACCGCAATTCGTTATAACGAAGAAAATTTGGCAACTGAATTAGCGGAAGGAAAGATTGCGTTTATTCAAGATAATTTCCGTAATTTAGCTGTAGATTTAGCTGAACAAGGCGTAACGGGTATTGATGGAATTGTTTATGACTTAGGTGTTTCATCTCCACAATTTGACGATGGACAACGTGGTTTTTCATATAACTATGATGCGCCATTGGATATGCGTATGAACCAAAGCCAAGAACTAAATGCTCGTACTGTTGTGAACGAATGGTCATTCCATGAACTATTACGTATTCTGAGCCGATATGGTGAAGAAAAATTTGCGAAGCAAATTGCACGTGCTATTGAACGTCAACGTGAAATTGCACCGATTGAAACAACATTTGAATTGGTTGAAGTTGTGAAGTCAGCAATTCCAGCGCCTGCCCGTCGTACGGGTGGACATCCTGCTAAAAAGAGTTTCCAAGCAATTCGTATTGCGGTTAACGATGAATTGGGTGTTGTTGAAGATTCTCTACAACAAGCGTTGGATATTCTGAACGTTGGTGGTCGCATTGCTGTGATTACTTTCCATTCTTTGGAAGATCGTTTGGTCAAGACGATGTTTAAAGAAAAGACAACAATTCCAGAATTGCCAGCAGGACTGCCAATTATTCCGGATGAACTACAACCGGATTTCAAACTAGTATCACGTAAGCCGATTTTGCCTGGTGAAGTTGAAATGGAACAAAATCATCGTGCGCACTCAGCGAAGTTGCGTGTCATTGAACGCTTGCGTTAA
- the ftsL gene encoding cell division protein FtsL — MAAIPQYKTNPTTKSRPVQKRQVHRKYAVPKWNLIDKVMVGAVGLTILCMMLLVISMADRAAAANNALSVTTAQYTKVENENNDLKQEINDLSSPGRLDKIAKKYGLSMQNNNVRNVK; from the coding sequence ATGGCTGCGATCCCACAATATAAAACGAATCCAACCACAAAGTCCCGCCCAGTGCAGAAGCGACAAGTGCACCGTAAGTACGCTGTGCCAAAGTGGAATTTGATTGACAAGGTAATGGTAGGCGCAGTTGGTCTAACCATTCTTTGTATGATGTTATTAGTTATTTCTATGGCAGACAGAGCCGCAGCGGCTAACAATGCATTGTCAGTGACGACTGCACAATACACTAAAGTTGAAAACGAAAATAACGATTTGAAACAAGAAATTAATGATTTATCTAGTCCAGGTCGACTAGACAAAATTGCCAAGAAGTATGGCCTATCAATGCAGAACAATAATGTTAGGAATGTAAAGTAA